The Candidatus Desulfofervidus auxilii genomic sequence ATGGAAGAAATGGAAAATTTTAGGTCTTTAAAAGAAATTATATCAAATTCTCTTTTTACTAAAACTTTATTAAATGAACATAATCATTTTAAAAATCTCCCTTCTTTTTGTGAAGATGCCTTTATCCGAGCTAAATCATGTCTTAAAGAATATGTTTTAAAAACTAATTATTATCAAGCAAAATTGCTTTTTGAGCTTTATAAGAAATTTTATAAACATTATACGGAAATCAAAAATCAAGAAAATGTTATTACTTTTTTTGACCTTTCACTTCTTTGTTATAAGCTTTTGGTAAAAGAGAATTTTTTTGAAGATAAAAGAGATTTTTTTTATTATCGTTTGGATAGAAAAATAAAACATTTGCTTTTAGATGAGTTTCAGGATACAAGTGTCATTCAGTGGCAGGTGTTTGAACCAATAGCAAATGAACTTGTTGCTGGTATTGGAACAAAACAATTACCTGGTAGTTTCTTTTATGTGGGTGATAAAAAACAAGCAATTTATAGATTTAGGGGTGGAGAAGCAAAACTTTTTGATTATGTAAAAGAGAGATTTAAAGGTTATATCAAAGAAGAAACCTTACCCATAAATTATCGCAGTGCAGGTGGCTTAGTAAAATTTGTGAATAAAATAGGAGAATATTTGCAAAAAGAATATGATTTTCCTTTTTCTTTTCAGAAAGCAAAAAGAAATGATGCACCATATTACATTTACTTTTCCCTCATTCCACCAGATGAAGAGGAATTAATACTTGGTAAAGAGGTTTTAGAAAAGATTAAAATGCTACATAAAGCAGGATTCTCCTATAAAGACATTGCTATTTTAGTACGTAGAAGGGAACAGGCAGAGAAAATTTTGCCTGTATTAAAAGAAGCAGATATTCCTATACAAGAGGAAACAGAAGTATTGCTTCTTAAAGCAAAGTCTGTAAAGGCAGTGGTTTCTCTTTTATATTATCTAAATAATCCAAAAGATAAATTAAATCTTATGCATTTTTTAAAAAGCATTAAAAAAGATCTAAAAGATAAAAAAATAGAAAAAATCAAAAAAGAAGTTGATCTTATTCCTTTACCTACACTTTTGGAAAAAATTTACAATGAATTTAATCTTTTCTCAATTTATAATGATAAACTTAATCTTTTACAGCTTATGGAAGTAGCCTATCAGTTTGAGAAAAACTATCCAAGATCTTTAAAAGCTTTTTTGGATTATTTAGAGGAAAATAAAGAAAGTCTTTTACAAGCAAAGGAATCTTTAGATGAAGCTGTACAGATTATGACTGTCCATAAAGCAAAAGGGCTTGAATTTGAGGCAGTAATTCTTTCTGAAACCACATATGATTGTAAAAAAATAGAAGAAGTACTTATATTTTTGCAGGATGAGAATTTTTCTCTAAAAAACATTTATATACGTCCTAAAAGTAGTGAAGCAGAAATTTGTGATGAATTAAAAAAGGCGCTAGAATATGCTAAAAAAAGGCAGCTTCAGGATGAATTAAATCTCCTTTATGTTGCTTTAACGAGAGCAAAAACAGCCTTATATATTCTTGCTCAGCCACAAAAAAGAAATA encodes the following:
- a CDS encoding UvrD-helicase domain-containing protein → MLSLYDPKYHIALEASAGTGKTYNLTLRLLNILLKQILPDMPLLPERIQEVVALTFTNKAADEMKERLFEWLKVAMEAEKHLNDEKYALLFALEPDLKLLKEKAKKLYFLLLEHFSLLEISTIDSFMHSIIKLFPFELGLRLDVEIIEEAKERLIFDEALDRVLIEILNKPDLKEGLLELYRQEVISYGLRRWLAKTFRSFMACQSQLEDFKGFEENINAFNLKELEVKAKEAVKEFINTIKPYVKHKTGKKTMEEMENFRSLKEIISNSLFTKTLLNEHNHFKNLPSFCEDAFIRAKSCLKEYVLKTNYYQAKLLFELYKKFYKHYTEIKNQENVITFFDLSLLCYKLLVKENFFEDKRDFFYYRLDRKIKHLLLDEFQDTSVIQWQVFEPIANELVAGIGTKQLPGSFFYVGDKKQAIYRFRGGEAKLFDYVKERFKGYIKEETLPINYRSAGGLVKFVNKIGEYLQKEYDFPFSFQKAKRNDAPYYIYFSLIPPDEEELILGKEVLEKIKMLHKAGFSYKDIAILVRRREQAEKILPVLKEADIPIQEETEVLLLKAKSVKAVVSLLYYLNNPKDKLNLMHFLKSIKKDLKDKKIEKIKKEVDLIPLPTLLEKIYNEFNLFSIYNDKLNLLQLMEVAYQFEKNYPRSLKAFLDYLEENKESLLQAKESLDEAVQIMTVHKAKGLEFEAVILSETTYDCKKIEEVLIFLQDENFSLKNIYIRPKSSEAEICDELKKALEYAKKRQLQDELNLLYVALTRAKTALYILAQPQKRNNVLSIPSHCWANFIGYALGIDVKNILKENHLPFCLYEEGKIPFYEKRKTPSVSKFSFSYEFLKKPLNTEKEKIPEIISPKKEQKFGEAFHYVMSCLKTKRDDLKKAILKAKANFGLYLTQKEWEDIKERAKRVLNHPFLKPFFESNIKILNEAPFLWQKETLKAYRADRIVFLEEKIVIIDYKTSFLEEAVYKEQMNEYKALLKKIYAEKEIEGYLVYVLKEKVEVKQI